One window of Deltaproteobacteria bacterium genomic DNA carries:
- a CDS encoding adenylosuccinate lyase codes for MILRYTRSKMGAIWKQPAKYQAWLKVELAVAEAMAEEGLIPAKAVAEIKAKAKFSVRRIEKIESETKHDVIAFLDNIEENVGPASRFLHQGLTSSDILDTAMALLLQKAADILVADVDGLLEALKRRAFEHKNTVMIGRSHGIHAEPITFGLKLAVFYDEMRRNRERLTRARQTISYGKISGAVGTFANISPKVEARAMLKLGLTPAPASTQIIQRDRYAEYFTTLAVIAASLEKIAVEIRHLTRTEVMEVEERFSIKQKGSSAMPHKRNPIGSENIAGLARVVRANALIALENVALWHERDISHSSAERVIGPDSTILLDFMLARMTDLIENLIVYPERMKANLERTGGLFFSQQVLLALTERGLIRDRAYRLVQRNALRAWDEGLDFKALLLEDKAILKRLSAKEIASIFDIGYHLKHVDTIFKRVFGSES; via the coding sequence ATGATACTGCGTTACACTAGATCAAAGATGGGCGCCATCTGGAAGCAGCCTGCTAAATACCAGGCCTGGCTCAAGGTGGAGTTGGCCGTGGCCGAAGCCATGGCTGAGGAGGGCTTGATTCCGGCGAAGGCTGTGGCTGAAATTAAGGCCAAGGCTAAGTTTTCTGTCCGGCGTATCGAGAAGATTGAGTCTGAGACAAAACATGATGTCATCGCCTTTTTAGACAATATCGAAGAGAATGTCGGTCCTGCTTCCCGTTTTCTTCATCAGGGCCTGACCTCCTCGGATATCCTTGATACGGCCATGGCCCTGCTGCTTCAGAAGGCCGCAGATATCCTGGTTGCAGACGTGGACGGGCTCCTGGAGGCGCTCAAACGAAGGGCCTTTGAGCATAAAAATACGGTCATGATCGGCCGTTCCCACGGCATTCACGCCGAGCCGATCACCTTTGGTCTGAAGCTGGCGGTGTTTTATGATGAGATGCGCCGCAATCGGGAGCGCTTAACCCGGGCCCGTCAAACCATATCCTATGGTAAAATTTCTGGCGCGGTGGGGACCTTTGCCAATATTTCGCCTAAAGTTGAGGCCCGGGCCATGTTGAAATTGGGCCTGACCCCGGCCCCGGCCTCCACACAGATTATCCAGCGTGACCGTTATGCTGAATACTTCACCACCCTGGCCGTTATTGCAGCCAGTCTGGAAAAAATAGCCGTCGAGATCAGACATCTTACGCGGACCGAGGTTATGGAGGTCGAGGAGCGTTTTAGCATTAAACAGAAAGGCTCTTCCGCCATGCCTCATAAGCGCAATCCTATTGGCTCGGAAAACATCGCCGGATTGGCCCGCGTCGTTCGGGCCAATGCCTTGATTGCCTTGGAGAATGTGGCCTTGTGGCACGAGAGGGACATCAGTCACTCGTCCGCGGAAAGGGTCATCGGGCCGGACAGCACCATCCTGCTGGATTTCATGCTGGCACGTATGACCGATCTTATCGAGAACCTGATCGTTTATCCCGAGAGGATGAAGGCGAACCTGGAACGAACTGGAGGGCTTTTTTTCTCACAACAGGTCCTTCTGGCCCTGACAGAAAGGGGCCTCATCCGTGACCGGGCCTACCGTCTCGTGCAAAGAAACGCTCTGCGGGCCTGGGACGAGGGCTTGGATTTCAAGGCGCTCCTGCTTGAGGACAAGGCTATTCTTAAGCGTCTTTCTGCCAAGGAGATTGCCAGCATCTTCGATATCGGTTACCATCTCAAGCATGTTGATACTATTTTTAAACGGGTCTTTGGCTCGGAAAGCTGA
- a CDS encoding aminopeptidase P family protein — MKKAGLSSLWIARPENRRYLSGFTAMDPQLNETSGSLLITLRNQYLLTDSRYEIQAAREAQGYTVVCSGPGPIPALARLVKKNRIAKLGFEGDHVTVTTHQELADLLKGVQTVPVNYLVERLRLIKDSHEVRKIVRALRITEAALTETLNFLQPGRTEKEAARYLEETMVDLGAEGPAFETIVASGPNAALPHAVPSGRRIKESEPVIIDCGARYKGYAADMTRTVFLGRPRLLMKRIYQVVRQAQLMALQNIKPGLTTGQADAYARDVIEAAGYGPNFGHSLGHGVGLATHEAPSLSQTRPVELLEGMVVTIEPGIYLKGRGGVRLEEMVLLKQNGCRLLNKDRTFFNF; from the coding sequence ATGAAAAAGGCCGGCCTTTCAAGCCTCTGGATCGCTCGGCCGGAAAATCGGCGGTATCTTTCCGGCTTCACCGCTATGGATCCACAGCTTAACGAGACATCGGGAAGCCTGCTCATCACTCTTAGAAACCAGTATCTCCTGACCGATTCCCGCTATGAAATCCAGGCGGCCAGGGAGGCTCAAGGATACACAGTCGTGTGCTCTGGACCCGGCCCAATTCCTGCCTTGGCCCGGCTGGTTAAAAAAAACCGGATTGCCAAACTCGGTTTTGAAGGAGATCATGTCACGGTCACGACTCACCAAGAGTTGGCTGACTTGCTCAAGGGGGTGCAAACGGTTCCGGTTAACTATCTGGTAGAAAGGCTGCGCCTGATTAAAGACAGCCATGAGGTCAGGAAGATCGTGCGGGCGCTTCGCATAACCGAGGCCGCCTTGACTGAAACACTTAATTTCCTGCAGCCGGGCCGGACCGAAAAGGAGGCAGCCCGCTATCTGGAAGAGACCATGGTGGATTTAGGAGCCGAGGGGCCGGCCTTTGAAACGATCGTAGCCTCCGGGCCGAATGCGGCCCTGCCTCATGCCGTGCCTTCCGGCCGACGGATCAAGGAGTCGGAACCCGTCATTATTGATTGCGGCGCCAGGTATAAAGGCTATGCAGCCGACATGACTCGAACTGTTTTTCTAGGCCGTCCCCGCCTCTTGATGAAAAGAATTTATCAGGTAGTGCGCCAGGCTCAACTGATGGCGCTTCAAAACATCAAGCCCGGTCTGACGACCGGCCAGGCAGACGCTTACGCCAGAGATGTCATTGAAGCCGCGGGATATGGCCCCAACTTCGGCCACTCATTGGGCCATGGCGTGGGGTTGGCCACTCATGAAGCCCCCTCACTCTCTCAGACCCGACCGGTGGAACTGCTGGAAGGCATGGTCGTCACCATCGAACCAGGCATTTATCTCAAAGGCCGGGGAGGCGTCCGACTTGAGGAGATGGTTTTACTGAAGCAAAATGGATGCAGGCTATTAAACAAGGACCGAACCTTTTTTAACTTTTAA
- a CDS encoding L,D-transpeptidase family protein has product MRIDQATKLIVLPVIFLFASVAVQAKTTAGIPLQKVPAALIEPGSGADSYSLVVEKATQRLFLYKFKAGHFYLRSSFPVSTGENMGDKMKEGDIKTPEGFYLFNNKFIKGELADIYGVLAYPMDYPNFWDRRLGKAGKGIWLHGTNRTLVPQDSNGCVALKNIHLIKLESIIRLHNTPLIIYDQIEYKNIRDIQREARQIKTFIETWRSAWERKDFKLYRSLYVQDFSSNSGMNYTAWMAHKARLNQKYRKINVKVKRLRIFKHQGMIVATFKQYYRGGPFISNGNKRLYLHEGKDGYRIMAEVWSPFPPTHPKKTLPLLVRNQVIQEARLASLSTTASKAAARSRTILEREKIRRLVEHWLADWRNKDVDGYISHYHPGFRYRNMDLAGYRDYKNRIFEKYREISIGVRKLRVKVEAPRAEVTFIQDFHSNQYQDRGLKKLILVKHGNGWRIKEESWDQIRAGAKP; this is encoded by the coding sequence ATGCGGATTGACCAGGCCACGAAACTTATAGTTTTACCAGTCATTTTTTTGTTTGCATCGGTTGCGGTCCAGGCCAAGACCACCGCCGGAATCCCATTGCAAAAGGTCCCGGCTGCTCTGATCGAACCTGGTTCAGGAGCAGACTCTTACTCCCTTGTGGTCGAGAAGGCAACCCAGCGTCTTTTCCTCTATAAATTCAAGGCGGGCCATTTTTACCTGAGGTCGTCCTTCCCTGTTTCCACTGGCGAAAATATGGGAGACAAGATGAAAGAGGGGGACATAAAGACGCCGGAAGGTTTTTACCTATTTAATAACAAGTTCATTAAAGGGGAGCTGGCTGATATATACGGCGTCTTGGCCTACCCTATGGATTATCCGAATTTTTGGGATCGGCGCCTGGGTAAAGCTGGCAAAGGGATCTGGCTGCACGGGACCAATCGAACCTTGGTCCCACAGGATTCCAACGGCTGTGTGGCCTTAAAAAATATTCACCTCATAAAACTGGAGAGTATTATTCGGCTCCATAACACACCGCTGATCATTTACGATCAGATCGAGTATAAAAATATCAGGGACATCCAGAGAGAAGCAAGGCAGATCAAGACCTTTATCGAGACCTGGCGCAGCGCCTGGGAGCGGAAAGATTTCAAGCTCTACCGCTCTCTCTATGTTCAGGATTTCAGCAGTAATTCCGGCATGAACTACACCGCCTGGATGGCTCATAAGGCTCGCCTGAATCAGAAATATCGAAAGATCAATGTAAAGGTCAAGCGGCTCCGCATTTTTAAGCATCAGGGTATGATCGTGGCCACTTTCAAACAGTATTACAGAGGCGGGCCTTTCATAAGCAACGGGAATAAGCGTCTCTATCTGCATGAAGGCAAGGATGGCTATAGAATAATGGCCGAAGTGTGGTCGCCTTTTCCACCCACCCACCCTAAAAAAACCTTGCCTCTTCTGGTTCGGAATCAGGTAATTCAAGAGGCCCGACTGGCCAGCCTCAGCACCACTGCCTCCAAGGCAGCCGCTCGATCAAGGACTATTTTGGAGAGGGAAAAGATTCGTCGCCTTGTGGAGCACTGGTTAGCAGATTGGCGCAACAAAGATGTTGACGGCTACATCAGTCACTACCACCCTGGTTTCCGTTACCGGAATATGGATCTGGCCGGATACCGTGATTATAAAAACCGCATCTTCGAGAAATATAGGGAGATATCCATCGGGGTCCGAAAGCTCCGCGTCAAGGTTGAGGCGCCCCGGGCAGAGGTGACTTTTATCCAGGACTTCCATTCCAACCAGTACCAGGATCGCGGTCTGAAGAAGCTGATTCTGGTCAAACACGGCAACGGATGGCGGATAAAGGAGGAGTCCTGGGATCAAATTCGAGCAGGAGCAAAACCATAG